One window of the Bacillota bacterium genome contains the following:
- the spoVAE gene encoding stage V sporulation protein AE translates to MGTYLTAFLVGGAICMIGQLLFDLTKLTPAHVLVLFVVVGAILGGLGLYQPLIEFAGAGATIPISSFGNSLVKGAMAEAARTGPIGVLTGIFELTSSGITASIIFAFLFALVFNPKG, encoded by the coding sequence ATGGGCACATATCTGACAGCGTTTTTGGTCGGCGGCGCTATTTGTATGATTGGTCAGCTATTGTTTGACCTCACTAAGCTGACACCGGCGCATGTGCTCGTCCTATTCGTTGTCGTCGGGGCGATACTTGGCGGCTTGGGTCTCTACCAACCGTTGATTGAGTTTGCTGGCGCAGGGGCGACGATCCCCATCTCAAGCTTTGGCAACTCGCTTGTTAAAGGTGCGATGGCGGAAGCGGCCCGTACGGGACCGATAGGAGTTTTAACTGGAATATTTGAGCTGACCAGTTCCGGCATAACCGCTTCGATAATTTTCGCATTTCTGTTTGCCTTGGTCTTTAATCCCAAGGGCTGA